The Hymenobacter sp. GOD-10R genome includes a window with the following:
- a CDS encoding energy transducer TonB, protein MLPLPIINVRLQPCDADWQQMTPTAQGRHCAHCDRVVHDFTIASADDLAQARANSPDGRLCGRFRPAQLAPRPQLRPKLQRFLVALVLVCGLGLTSQEAWAQVKNAPPVKGARQNSSEDIGKIYDQVEQMPFYKDGGPDGVLRSIDRNLRYPKGQTSSGRVFINFTVTKTGDVSNVKIMKGLGEPFDAEAMRVIRLLGKWTPGVQSNRPVDVSFTVPVTFSPKELKPNKP, encoded by the coding sequence ATGCTCCCGCTGCCTATCATCAATGTCCGCCTCCAACCCTGCGACGCCGACTGGCAGCAGATGACGCCTACCGCTCAAGGTCGCCACTGTGCCCACTGCGACCGGGTGGTGCACGACTTCACCATCGCCTCCGCCGATGACCTAGCTCAAGCCCGCGCCAACTCACCGGATGGGCGCCTGTGTGGCCGCTTCCGCCCGGCGCAGCTAGCTCCTAGGCCGCAGCTACGCCCGAAACTGCAGCGGTTTCTGGTGGCGTTGGTGCTGGTGTGCGGGCTAGGTCTGACGAGCCAAGAGGCTTGGGCACAGGTGAAGAATGCTCCACCAGTCAAAGGTGCTCGGCAGAACTCGTCAGAGGATATAGGAAAGATTTATGATCAGGTTGAGCAAATGCCCTTCTATAAAGACGGCGGACCGGATGGAGTACTTCGTTCTATTGATAGAAACCTGCGTTATCCCAAAGGACAAACTAGCAGTGGTAGAGTATTTATCAATTTTACTGTTACTAAAACCGGTGACGTCAGCAATGTCAAAATCATGAAAGGTTTAGGCGAGCCGTTCGATGCGGAAGCTATGCGTGTCATACGTTTGCTCGGTAAGTGGACGCCAGGAGTACAGAGTAACAGGCCAGTAGACGTTAGCTTCACCGTGCCTGTCACTTTCTCTCCGAAAGAATTGAAGCCGAACAAGCCATGA
- the argH gene encoding argininosuccinate lyase: MKIWEKGIAVDEKIEQFTVGKDRELDLYLAKFDVLASKAQAKMLAQVGLLSEEENQQLQKGLGELEAQIADGSFTIEDSFEDVHSKIEYYLTEKFGDAGKKIHTARSRNDQVLTAIQLFLKDYTEQTAAQIMALVEVLLQKAEAHKADLMPGYTHFQAAMPSSFGLWFSAYAEHLLLDIALFEAAHTVADQNPLGSGAGFGSSFPIDRKLTTQEMHFGNLAVSSVGAQMLRGKTEKTVAFAIAGIAGTLSKLAYDLVLYNSQDLAFVELPAAFTTGSSIMPHKKNPDVFELIRGRCNTLQALPNTIILATNNLPSGYHRDFQLLKEILFEPMMQFRDILDMLLFALPELKIKPNLVEQDKYDGIFSVENINQLIQSGTPFREAYQQVGRAVNDGSYVPHKDFHTTHLGSVHNLGLEEIQAKVAKVREGSKVLGK; this comes from the coding sequence ATGAAAATCTGGGAGAAAGGTATTGCCGTCGATGAGAAAATTGAACAGTTCACCGTTGGCAAAGACCGGGAGCTAGACCTGTACCTAGCGAAGTTCGACGTTCTAGCCTCGAAAGCGCAGGCCAAGATGCTGGCGCAAGTCGGTCTGCTTTCCGAAGAAGAAAACCAGCAGCTCCAGAAAGGTCTAGGTGAGCTAGAAGCGCAGATAGCCGACGGCAGCTTCACTATTGAAGACAGCTTCGAGGATGTGCACTCCAAGATTGAGTACTACCTGACCGAAAAGTTTGGCGACGCGGGTAAGAAAATCCACACGGCCCGCTCACGCAACGACCAGGTGCTCACGGCTATCCAGCTCTTCCTAAAAGACTACACTGAGCAAACCGCCGCCCAGATCATGGCGCTCGTGGAGGTGTTGCTGCAAAAAGCAGAAGCCCACAAAGCCGATTTGATGCCCGGCTACACGCACTTCCAAGCCGCCATGCCGAGCAGCTTCGGACTATGGTTTTCGGCTTACGCTGAGCACTTGCTGCTGGATATTGCCCTGTTCGAAGCCGCCCACACCGTCGCTGACCAAAACCCTCTAGGCTCCGGCGCGGGCTTCGGTAGCAGTTTCCCCATCGACCGGAAGCTGACGACCCAGGAAATGCACTTCGGCAACCTAGCCGTGAGTTCGGTGGGTGCTCAGATGCTGCGCGGCAAGACGGAAAAAACGGTGGCCTTCGCCATTGCCGGCATTGCGGGCACCCTCTCGAAGCTAGCCTACGACCTGGTGCTCTACAACAGCCAAGACCTAGCTTTCGTGGAGCTACCGGCAGCCTTCACCACGGGTTCCAGCATCATGCCCCATAAGAAGAACCCGGATGTATTCGAGCTGATCCGCGGCCGGTGCAATACGCTCCAGGCGCTGCCCAACACCATCATTCTAGCTACTAATAACTTACCCAGTGGCTACCACCGCGACTTTCAGCTGCTCAAGGAAATCCTCTTCGAGCCCATGATGCAGTTCCGCGACATTCTGGACATGCTGCTCTTCGCGCTGCCGGAGCTGAAGATCAAGCCAAACCTAGTGGAACAGGATAAGTACGATGGCATCTTCTCGGTGGAGAATATCAACCAGCTCATCCAGTCGGGCACGCCGTTCCGCGAGGCGTATCAGCAGGTGGGCCGAGCTGTAAACGATGGCAGCTACGTGCCTCACAAAGACTTCCACACCACGCACCTAGGCAGCGTGCACAACCTAGGTCTGGAGGAAATTCAAGCGAAGGTGGCAAAGGTGCGGGAAGGGAGTAAGGTGCTGGGTAAGTAA
- a CDS encoding VOC family protein translates to MQKITTFLTFNDKAEEAATLYTSTFKDSRITKVTNYAKAVPQLAGKVMTVEFELAGQKYVALNGGPHFTFSEGISLAVSCADQAEIDELWDKLTANGGAPGQCGWLKDPFGVSWQIVPGNMGQLLSGADPAQSQRKMAAMMQMHKIDIATLEQA, encoded by the coding sequence ATGCAAAAGATAACCACCTTTTTGACTTTCAATGATAAGGCTGAAGAAGCCGCAACGTTGTACACTAGTACTTTCAAAGATTCACGCATCACAAAGGTGACGAATTACGCGAAAGCAGTGCCTCAACTAGCCGGGAAGGTGATGACCGTTGAATTTGAATTGGCTGGACAAAAATACGTAGCGCTGAATGGCGGGCCGCATTTTACCTTCTCAGAAGGTATTTCATTGGCTGTTAGCTGCGCCGATCAAGCTGAGATTGACGAGCTATGGGATAAGCTCACTGCCAATGGTGGTGCGCCAGGCCAATGCGGCTGGCTGAAAGACCCGTTTGGAGTGTCGTGGCAGATTGTTCCGGGCAACATGGGACAACTATTATCCGGCGCCGATCCGGCTCAGTCACAACGCAAAATGGCCGCTATGATGCAAATGCACAAAATTGACATTGCCACTTTAGAGCAAGCCTAG
- a CDS encoding M20 family metallo-hydrolase has translation MSELASQLSEEAIQLLIQLIKTQSFSREEDQTAALLYDFLQSHQATVFRDANNVWALSKNWVEGRPTILLNSHHDTVKPGASWTYNPFGATVEGDKLTGLGSNDAGASAVSLLATFLYFEQHPQAFNLICAITAEEEVSGVNGIRRLLPLLPQIDLGIVGEPTQMDLAIAEKGLVVLDCVAHGKTGHAARNEGENALYKAVADIHWFQSYQFREVSPMLGPVKMTVTQIQAGTQHNVVPDRCQFVVDVRTNEFYSNEEVVQLVRENVQSDVTPRSTHLNSSHIALEHPLVQKGVQLGKKTFGSATLSDQSMMSFPTVKIGPGDSARSHTPDEYIYLSEIRGGINDYIKLLDGLAL, from the coding sequence ATGTCGGAGCTAGCCTCGCAGCTTTCGGAAGAGGCTATTCAGCTTCTCATTCAGCTGATTAAAACCCAATCTTTTTCCCGAGAGGAAGACCAAACAGCGGCGCTGCTCTACGACTTTCTACAAAGTCACCAAGCTACTGTATTCCGTGACGCGAACAACGTGTGGGCGCTGTCGAAGAATTGGGTCGAAGGTCGCCCGACCATCCTGCTCAACTCCCACCACGATACCGTGAAGCCGGGAGCTAGCTGGACGTATAACCCATTCGGTGCTACCGTGGAAGGCGACAAGCTCACCGGCCTAGGCAGCAACGACGCGGGAGCTTCGGCGGTGAGCCTATTGGCTACGTTCCTGTATTTTGAACAGCATCCGCAAGCCTTCAACCTGATCTGCGCCATTACAGCGGAAGAAGAAGTTTCGGGCGTGAATGGCATTCGCCGCCTGCTGCCGTTGCTACCTCAAATTGACCTAGGTATCGTGGGTGAGCCGACGCAGATGGACCTAGCTATTGCCGAAAAAGGCTTAGTGGTGCTCGATTGCGTGGCGCACGGCAAGACTGGCCACGCCGCCCGCAACGAAGGCGAAAATGCTTTGTATAAAGCAGTTGCTGATATTCACTGGTTTCAGAGCTACCAGTTTCGGGAAGTCTCACCCATGCTAGGTCCGGTGAAGATGACTGTGACGCAGATTCAGGCCGGCACCCAGCACAATGTGGTGCCTGACCGCTGCCAGTTCGTAGTAGATGTGCGCACCAACGAGTTCTATTCGAATGAAGAAGTGGTACAACTCGTACGCGAAAACGTGCAGTCGGACGTAACGCCCCGTTCGACGCACTTGAACTCGTCGCACATTGCGCTGGAGCACCCGTTGGTGCAGAAGGGTGTGCAGCTAGGTAAAAAGACGTTCGGCTCGGCTACGCTTTCGGATCAATCCATGATGAGCTTCCCGACAGTAAAAATTGGCCCTGGCGACTCGGCCCGTTCGCACACGCCAGATGAGTACATCTACCTCAGTGAGATTCGCGGCGGCATCAACGACTACATCAAGTTGTTGGATGGACTAGCATTGTAG
- the argB gene encoding acetylglutamate kinase, whose translation MKELLKVFKIGGGIIDDSTQLGQFVTELSKIAGKKILVHGGGKGASDMLQALGIEPRMINGRRITDAATLDIVTMFYAGKTNKQIVALLQQQQVNAIGLSGADGNVIRATKRPVREVDYGFVGDLNDQSVDAELIHKLLQQDLTPVFCAITHDGQGQLLNTNADTIASSVAKALASLYEVELHFCFEKNGVLADVQDDQSVIPQITPTQYQELKANGVIAAGMLPKMENAFAALEAGVERVVIEHAMKINEPIKTVLCRS comes from the coding sequence ATGAAAGAACTTCTGAAAGTATTCAAGATTGGCGGCGGCATCATTGACGACAGCACGCAGCTAGGTCAGTTTGTAACAGAGCTTTCGAAAATAGCAGGCAAAAAGATCTTGGTACACGGCGGCGGCAAAGGCGCCAGCGACATGCTACAAGCCCTTGGCATCGAACCCCGTATGATCAACGGCCGCCGCATCACCGACGCTGCCACCCTCGACATTGTGACGATGTTTTACGCCGGCAAGACGAACAAGCAAATCGTGGCCTTGCTGCAACAGCAGCAGGTAAATGCCATAGGTCTGTCGGGTGCTGATGGCAACGTGATCCGGGCCACCAAGCGCCCGGTGCGGGAAGTAGACTACGGCTTCGTCGGCGACCTGAACGACCAAAGCGTTGACGCGGAGCTGATACACAAGCTGCTACAACAAGACCTTACGCCGGTCTTCTGTGCCATCACTCACGATGGCCAAGGCCAGCTGCTCAACACCAATGCCGACACCATCGCTAGCTCAGTGGCGAAGGCACTGGCTTCCTTGTACGAAGTGGAGCTGCATTTCTGCTTTGAGAAGAACGGCGTACTGGCTGATGTGCAGGACGATCAATCGGTGATACCGCAGATTACGCCCACACAGTACCAAGAGTTGAAGGCCAACGGCGTTATTGCCGCCGGTATGTTGCCGAAGATGGAAAATGCTTTTGCCGCGCTGGAAGCCGGCGTGGAGCGCGTGGTGATTGAGCACGCCATGAAGATTAACGAGCCTATCAAAACGGTGCTATGTCGGAGCTAG
- a CDS encoding GNAT family N-acetyltransferase has translation MDCPYWSVAAPKIQTDNDSTTGVDAVNLLVMALVPSRPGHFLAGFKPLPDLRPLASPRLPHMLREKRLTFPAISLLFETTAYPVGIPIAVPMTLRVATFADIQYVETLCQWYVESAKARGTGIAKRDPNYLIKKIQNGDAVIAFVDDELAGFCYIETFEDNKFVVNSGLIVSTEVRKEGLGRAIKNEVFKLSRTKYPAAKIFGITTSAAVMKINSELGYRPVTFPELTQSDDFWKGCMSCKNYHILQENERKMCLCTGMVYDNLNDKYAQKPQATINFIEEPQKH, from the coding sequence GTGGACTGTCCGTATTGGTCAGTCGCTGCGCCAAAGATCCAAACGGACAATGACTCGACGACGGGTGTAGACGCTGTAAATCTGCTGGTAATGGCACTGGTGCCTAGCCGGCCCGGCCATTTTTTAGCCGGATTTAAGCCTCTGCCGGACCTTAGGCCACTCGCCTCGCCCCGGCTGCCGCACATGCTTCGAGAGAAGCGGCTCACCTTTCCCGCAATTTCCTTGCTTTTCGAGACAACTGCCTACCCGGTAGGCATTCCTATTGCCGTCCCCATGACCCTACGTGTCGCCACTTTCGCCGACATTCAATATGTCGAAACCTTGTGCCAATGGTATGTTGAATCAGCCAAAGCACGTGGTACGGGTATCGCCAAGCGCGACCCAAACTATCTAATCAAAAAGATTCAGAACGGCGACGCCGTCATTGCTTTCGTCGATGATGAGCTAGCGGGCTTTTGCTATATCGAGACGTTCGAGGACAACAAGTTTGTTGTCAACTCGGGTCTTATCGTGAGCACCGAAGTACGCAAGGAAGGCCTAGGCCGCGCCATCAAAAACGAGGTGTTCAAGCTTTCTCGCACCAAATACCCAGCCGCCAAGATCTTCGGTATCACGACCAGCGCCGCCGTGATGAAGATCAACTCGGAGCTAGGCTACCGTCCCGTGACCTTCCCGGAGCTGACGCAGAGCGACGACTTCTGGAAAGGCTGCATGAGCTGCAAGAACTATCACATTCTGCAAGAAAATGAGCGCAAAATGTGCCTGTGCACCGGCATGGTGTATGACAACCTGAACGACAAGTACGCGCAGAAACCACAAGCAACCATCAATTTCATCGAAGAACCCCAAAAGCACTAA
- the argG gene encoding argininosuccinate synthase, giving the protein MKKVVLAYSGGLDTSYCVVYLTKELGLEVHTVIVNSGGFSEEELAAIEKRAYELGSTRHEVIDVTERFYKECLRYLLAGNVLKNDTYPLSVSAERMFQSLALAEYARENNADYIAHGSTGAGNDQVRFDVAFSVISPNTEIITPIRDLSLSRQAEIEYLQQNGVEMSWEKAKYSINKGIWGTSVGGVETLTSNKGLPETAWPTQLSESEPRDIEITFEKGEPVALSGEQMNPVALIQALNDLAGKYAIGRDTHVGDTILGIKGRVGFEAPAALILIKGHHLLEKHTSSRWQLLHKDYIANWYGTLLHEAQYLDPVMRDMEAFLASSQERVSGTVYVTLKPYRFELQGVSSPYDMMQSKVATYGEENNAWDSRDAKGFIKIFSNQLRIHGSFDGQN; this is encoded by the coding sequence ATGAAAAAGGTAGTTCTCGCCTATAGTGGCGGATTGGATACATCCTATTGTGTCGTGTATCTGACGAAAGAACTGGGCCTGGAAGTCCATACGGTTATCGTCAACTCGGGCGGCTTTTCGGAAGAAGAGCTAGCTGCTATTGAAAAACGTGCGTACGAGCTAGGCTCGACACGACATGAAGTAATCGACGTAACCGAGCGCTTCTACAAAGAGTGCTTACGCTACCTGTTAGCAGGGAATGTTCTGAAGAATGACACGTACCCGCTGAGTGTCAGTGCGGAGCGCATGTTCCAGTCACTGGCGTTGGCCGAGTACGCTCGCGAAAACAACGCCGACTACATCGCCCACGGCAGCACCGGCGCTGGCAACGACCAAGTGCGTTTCGACGTGGCTTTCTCCGTTATTTCGCCCAACACCGAAATCATCACGCCCATCCGCGACCTGAGCCTTTCGCGCCAAGCCGAGATTGAATACTTGCAACAGAACGGCGTAGAGATGAGCTGGGAAAAAGCCAAGTACTCCATCAACAAGGGTATTTGGGGCACCAGCGTAGGTGGCGTGGAAACGCTGACCTCGAACAAAGGTCTGCCCGAAACCGCTTGGCCAACTCAGCTAAGCGAATCGGAGCCGCGCGACATCGAAATCACCTTCGAGAAAGGTGAGCCGGTAGCGCTTAGCGGCGAGCAGATGAACCCCGTAGCCCTAATCCAGGCGCTGAACGACCTAGCAGGCAAGTACGCCATCGGCCGAGACACGCACGTGGGCGACACCATCCTAGGTATCAAAGGCCGCGTGGGCTTCGAGGCTCCAGCGGCGCTGATCCTGATCAAAGGGCACCACTTGCTGGAGAAGCACACCAGCTCGCGCTGGCAGTTGCTACACAAAGATTACATCGCCAACTGGTATGGCACGCTGCTGCATGAAGCACAATACCTCGACCCGGTGATGCGCGACATGGAAGCTTTCCTAGCGTCGTCGCAGGAGCGTGTGTCGGGTACGGTGTACGTGACGTTGAAGCCTTACCGTTTTGAGCTACAAGGTGTTTCGTCGCCCTACGACATGATGCAGTCGAAAGTGGCTACCTATGGCGAAGAGAACAACGCCTGGGATTCACGCGACGCCAAAGGCTTCATCAAGATTTTCAGCAACCAACTTCGGATTCACGGCAGCTTCGATGGACAGAATTAA
- the argC gene encoding N-acetyl-gamma-glutamyl-phosphate reductase, protein MDRIKVGIVGGAGYTAGELIRILLHHPSAEITSIISTSNAGNPVFQVHDDLVGETDLAFSSELSGAEDVVFLCLGHGNSKAFLEKTSLPESAKVIDLSNDFRLNVDKQFGGRAFVYGLPELNKAEIQQAQNIANPGCFASAIQLALLPLAAAGKLTNDVHISAITGSTGAGRELTETTGFTWRTNNISIYKPFKHQHLGEIRESLEQLHPSSDIEVNFIPYRGNFTRGIFASVYTKADLTQDEARQLYKDYYADAPFTTVSDKEIHLKQVVNTNKCLLHVQKFGSQVLITSAIDNLVKGASGQAIQNMNLLFGRPEQEGLHLKAVLW, encoded by the coding sequence ATGGACAGAATTAAGGTCGGTATTGTCGGCGGCGCGGGCTACACAGCCGGCGAGCTGATCCGCATCTTGCTGCATCATCCGAGCGCTGAAATCACCTCTATCATTAGCACCTCGAACGCCGGCAATCCGGTGTTCCAGGTGCACGACGATCTAGTGGGCGAAACAGACCTAGCTTTCAGCTCGGAGCTAAGCGGCGCGGAAGATGTGGTGTTCCTCTGCCTAGGCCACGGCAACTCGAAGGCTTTCCTGGAGAAAACCAGCTTGCCGGAGTCAGCCAAAGTCATTGATCTGAGCAACGACTTCCGCCTAAATGTCGACAAGCAGTTCGGCGGCCGAGCGTTCGTGTACGGTTTGCCGGAGCTGAACAAAGCAGAAATCCAGCAGGCGCAGAACATCGCCAACCCCGGTTGCTTTGCCTCAGCCATTCAGCTAGCCTTGCTGCCCCTCGCGGCCGCTGGCAAGCTCACGAATGACGTGCACATCTCGGCCATTACCGGCTCGACCGGCGCTGGTCGGGAGCTGACGGAAACGACGGGTTTTACGTGGCGTACGAACAACATCTCCATCTATAAGCCCTTCAAGCACCAGCACTTGGGCGAAATAAGGGAAAGCCTTGAACAGCTGCACCCTAGCTCCGATATTGAGGTGAACTTCATCCCGTACCGCGGAAATTTCACTCGCGGTATCTTCGCCTCGGTATACACCAAGGCCGACCTGACCCAAGACGAAGCTCGGCAGCTGTACAAAGACTACTACGCCGATGCGCCATTCACGACGGTGTCGGACAAGGAGATACACTTGAAGCAAGTGGTGAACACCAACAAGTGCCTGTTGCACGTGCAAAAATTTGGCTCGCAGGTGCTTATCACGTCGGCCATCGATAACTTGGTAAAGGGGGCCTCAGGCCAAGCCATTCAAAACATGAACCTGCTGTTCGGCCGCCCCGAGCAGGAAGGACTTCACCTTAAAGCCGTGCTTTGGTAA
- a CDS encoding aspartate aminotransferase family protein, with translation MELFNVYPLNDITPVRALGAQLWDDKGQQYLDFYGGHAVISIGHSHPHYVQRITEQVKKIGFYSNSVHIPIQRELAQKLGEVSGYPDYTLFLCNSGAEANENALKLASFHTGKSHVIAFKGSFHGRTSGAVAATDNPKIVAPFNANHSISFLPYDLAEVERVMQEKPTCAVIIEPIQGVGGIIMPSDEFLQGLDELCRANGVVLIADEVQCGYGRSGKFFAHQHAGIKPGIISVAKGMGNGFPIGGILISPEFKASYGLLGTTFGGNHLACAAALAVLEVIEQENLLEHARQVGEYLKQELLANGEAQEVRGRGLMVGLKYDFPIKNVRDQLLTEHRIFVGNASDPGVLRLLPPLNIKQEEVDQFLQALYALIATKAEAKTA, from the coding sequence ATGGAGCTTTTCAACGTTTATCCGCTTAACGACATCACCCCGGTGCGGGCCCTAGGTGCGCAATTGTGGGATGATAAAGGTCAGCAGTACCTGGATTTCTACGGCGGCCATGCCGTGATTTCCATCGGGCACAGCCACCCGCACTACGTGCAGCGCATTACGGAGCAGGTGAAGAAAATCGGCTTCTACTCTAACTCGGTGCACATCCCGATTCAGCGCGAGTTGGCGCAGAAGCTAGGCGAGGTGTCGGGCTACCCCGACTACACGCTGTTCCTGTGTAACTCCGGCGCTGAGGCTAACGAGAATGCACTGAAGCTAGCTTCGTTCCACACGGGCAAGAGCCACGTTATTGCGTTCAAAGGCTCCTTCCACGGCCGCACTTCCGGCGCGGTAGCCGCTACCGACAATCCGAAGATCGTCGCCCCGTTCAACGCCAACCACTCTATTTCCTTCTTGCCGTATGATTTGGCTGAAGTGGAGCGTGTGATGCAGGAGAAGCCAACGTGCGCCGTTATCATCGAGCCGATTCAAGGCGTGGGCGGCATCATCATGCCGTCGGATGAGTTCTTACAAGGGCTGGATGAGCTGTGCCGTGCTAATGGCGTGGTGCTGATTGCCGATGAAGTGCAGTGCGGTTACGGCCGTAGTGGCAAATTCTTCGCGCACCAGCATGCGGGCATCAAGCCGGGCATCATCTCGGTGGCAAAGGGTATGGGCAATGGCTTCCCCATCGGCGGTATCCTGATTTCGCCGGAGTTCAAGGCCTCTTACGGTTTACTCGGTACTACCTTTGGCGGCAACCACCTAGCTTGTGCGGCTGCGCTGGCCGTGCTTGAAGTGATTGAGCAAGAAAACCTACTGGAGCACGCTCGCCAGGTGGGCGAGTACCTGAAGCAGGAACTACTCGCCAATGGCGAGGCGCAGGAAGTACGCGGCCGCGGCCTGATGGTCGGGTTGAAGTATGACTTCCCTATCAAGAACGTGCGCGACCAATTACTAACGGAGCACCGCATCTTTGTGGGCAATGCTTCCGATCCGGGCGTGTTGCGTTTGCTGCCGCCACTCAACATTAAGCAGGAAGAAGTTGATCAGTTTTTGCAAGCGCTTTACGCTTTAATTGCCACAAAAGCAGAAGCCAAAACAGCATAA
- the carA gene encoding glutamine-hydrolyzing carbamoyl-phosphate synthase small subunit: protein MTKQVKLVLEDGTEIQGKSFGAFTSAAGEVVFSTAMTGYPENLTDPSFKGQILVLTYPMVGNYGVPGEELYEYVSKVFESDKIHISGLVINYYSEEHSHWNSAKSLGDWLAEYNIPGIYDVDTRLLTKKLREKGAMLGKIVAADDIEMHDPNQDNLVDAVSIPEVQRYGTGKHKIVLVDCGTKSNIIRCLLKRDVELIRVPWDYDFNTIDYDGLFLSNGPGDPKTCEPTIGHLKTAYGTEKPIFGICLGNQLMGLAAGGDTFKLKYGHRSHNQPVLLSGTKQCYITSQNHGFALDTKGLPEEWEMLFENLNDGTCEGIKHKSKPFFSVQFHPEAAGGPEDTEFLFDQFLDLVEKHKAEQGS, encoded by the coding sequence TTGACTAAGCAAGTGAAGCTAGTGCTGGAAGACGGCACCGAAATCCAGGGTAAATCCTTTGGGGCTTTCACCTCGGCCGCGGGCGAAGTGGTATTTAGCACGGCCATGACCGGCTACCCCGAAAACCTCACAGATCCTTCCTTTAAGGGCCAGATCCTAGTGCTGACCTACCCCATGGTAGGCAACTACGGCGTGCCTGGGGAAGAACTGTACGAGTATGTGTCGAAGGTGTTTGAATCGGATAAGATTCATATCAGCGGCCTGGTAATCAATTACTACTCCGAGGAGCACAGCCACTGGAACTCCGCCAAGAGCCTAGGTGACTGGCTGGCCGAGTACAACATCCCCGGCATCTACGACGTCGACACGCGCCTGCTGACCAAGAAGCTGCGCGAGAAAGGCGCCATGCTCGGCAAAATTGTAGCCGCCGATGACATTGAGATGCACGACCCCAACCAAGACAACTTGGTAGACGCCGTGAGCATCCCCGAAGTGCAGCGCTATGGCACCGGCAAGCACAAAATCGTGCTCGTGGACTGCGGCACGAAGTCGAACATCATCCGTTGCTTGCTCAAGCGCGACGTGGAGCTTATCCGTGTGCCGTGGGACTACGACTTCAACACCATCGACTACGACGGCCTGTTCCTCTCGAACGGCCCCGGCGACCCAAAAACCTGCGAGCCCACCATTGGCCACCTGAAAACGGCGTACGGTACGGAGAAGCCGATCTTCGGTATCTGCCTAGGTAACCAACTCATGGGCCTAGCAGCCGGTGGCGACACTTTCAAGCTAAAGTACGGTCACCGCAGCCACAACCAGCCGGTATTGCTCTCAGGCACGAAGCAGTGCTATATCACCTCGCAAAACCACGGTTTCGCGCTAGATACCAAGGGCTTGCCGGAAGAGTGGGAAATGCTGTTCGAGAACCTGAACGATGGCACCTGCGAAGGCATCAAGCACAAGTCGAAGCCGTTCTTCTCCGTGCAGTTCCACCCCGAAGCCGCTGGCGGCCCCGAGGACACGGAGTTCCTGTTCGACCAGTTCTTGGATTTGGTAGAGAAGCATAAAGCGGAGCAAGGCAGCTAG
- a CDS encoding Imm50 family immunity protein — MAESENPVVSQIVNAGIVREHFGYWPDFHDAEIVKVIFEAHPGYRASVMFVIAAFEITKGIDERGYYKLAKHCDIKLQFTGIQEIEFNDFGHQNVIFGLTLEESGSNIKCTFDSSVGMDAVIVAEEALVLSLTPTKQ; from the coding sequence ATGGCCGAATCAGAAAACCCCGTAGTCAGCCAAATAGTCAACGCCGGCATTGTGCGTGAGCATTTTGGTTATTGGCCGGATTTCCACGATGCTGAAATCGTCAAAGTAATCTTCGAGGCTCACCCTGGTTATCGGGCTTCGGTCATGTTTGTGATAGCCGCTTTCGAAATAACAAAAGGCATTGATGAAAGAGGCTATTACAAGTTGGCAAAGCACTGTGATATTAAACTTCAATTCACTGGTATACAGGAAATAGAGTTTAACGATTTCGGTCATCAAAACGTCATTTTCGGTTTGACACTTGAAGAAAGCGGAAGCAACATCAAATGCACATTCGATTCTTCTGTTGGAATGGACGCAGTTATAGTTGCTGAAGAAGCATTAGTGTTAAGCTTAACTCCAACAAAGCAGTAA